The Streptomyces sp. NBC_00440 genome contains a region encoding:
- a CDS encoding peptidoglycan-binding protein → MRKRPRLIGTRPGQLTVVVAAVALVGAGGWFAGSLMQSPADAAAAHQPPKARPVTVTVERRALTASVVAQGSVGFGSPRKVTLAGLVGSPDSGSGSGNPGVGDDVAQRVTKAPAAGVELKEGDVLMQVSGRPVLVLRGTVPMYRTLGPGASGDDVRQLQQALTRLGFNPGPANGTYGQSDAAAVSRWYKSKGYRAMEPTVADKQQLGTLEAAVTTAQQALLAAQNPGGDSEGTGGSKGTGSGSGGGAGAGGDTAKLQLKSAQQQLDAADAALSAFQAGYGTKVPAGEVAFLPDLPARLDKATAKTGDTPSGPVATVTSSKVVVQAVVPAQDAKLLHKGMRARVETTDGTTVDGEVVALADDVPKDDSTDSGKQQGTSDGGSEGTSAPVPVQISVPAGKLTKNATESAKVTIEVGSSDGKVLTVPVAALHTSADEKARVQVLRGGKVVDLPVEAGLSADGQVEVTPSSGVALKAGDQVVVGR, encoded by the coding sequence GTGAGGAAGCGCCCCAGGCTGATCGGCACCCGTCCCGGACAGCTGACGGTCGTCGTCGCCGCGGTGGCGCTGGTCGGAGCGGGCGGCTGGTTCGCCGGATCGCTGATGCAGTCGCCTGCGGATGCCGCCGCCGCGCACCAGCCACCGAAGGCTCGTCCGGTCACCGTCACGGTCGAGCGGCGCGCGCTGACCGCGAGTGTGGTGGCCCAGGGCTCGGTGGGGTTCGGATCGCCGCGGAAAGTGACCCTGGCCGGCCTCGTCGGCTCTCCGGACTCCGGCTCCGGGTCCGGCAATCCGGGGGTCGGTGACGACGTCGCCCAGCGGGTCACCAAGGCACCGGCCGCCGGAGTGGAGCTGAAGGAGGGGGATGTACTGATGCAGGTGAGCGGGCGGCCGGTCCTGGTACTGAGGGGCACCGTGCCGATGTACCGCACGCTCGGCCCCGGCGCCTCCGGGGACGATGTCAGGCAGCTCCAGCAGGCGCTGACCCGGCTGGGCTTCAACCCCGGCCCGGCCAACGGGACGTACGGGCAGTCGGACGCCGCGGCGGTGAGCCGCTGGTACAAGAGCAAGGGCTACCGCGCCATGGAGCCCACCGTCGCCGACAAGCAGCAGCTGGGAACGCTCGAAGCGGCGGTGACCACCGCCCAGCAGGCCCTCCTCGCGGCACAGAACCCGGGCGGCGATTCCGAGGGTACGGGCGGCTCCAAGGGAACCGGCAGCGGTTCAGGCGGCGGCGCGGGCGCAGGAGGGGACACCGCGAAGCTGCAACTCAAGTCGGCGCAGCAGCAGTTGGACGCGGCCGACGCCGCGCTCTCCGCCTTCCAGGCCGGTTATGGAACCAAGGTCCCCGCCGGTGAGGTGGCCTTCCTGCCGGACCTCCCGGCCCGGCTGGACAAGGCGACCGCGAAGACTGGAGACACCCCCTCCGGACCGGTCGCCACGGTGACCAGCTCCAAGGTCGTGGTGCAGGCCGTGGTCCCGGCCCAGGACGCCAAGTTGCTCCACAAGGGCATGCGGGCCCGGGTGGAGACCACCGACGGCACGACGGTGGACGGAGAAGTCGTGGCACTCGCCGACGACGTACCGAAGGACGATTCGACCGACTCCGGCAAGCAGCAGGGGACCTCGGACGGCGGGAGCGAGGGCACCTCGGCTCCCGTACCGGTGCAGATCTCCGTGCCGGCGGGGAAACTGACCAAGAACGCCACCGAATCAGCGAAGGTCACTATTGAGGTGGGCTCGTCGGACGGCAAGGTGCTGACGGTGCCTGTCGCCGCGCTGCACACCTCCGCCGACGAAAAGGCCCGGGTGCAGGTCCTGCGGGGCGGCAAGGTGGTGGATCTCCCCGTCGAGGCCGGCCTCTCCGCGGACGGCCAAGTGGAGGTCACTCCGTCGTCCGGTGTCGCGCTGAAGGCCGGCGACCAGGTGGTGGTCGGGCGATGA
- a CDS encoding DUF3152 domain-containing protein, with amino-acid sequence MAVGLLGPATYFLGGGRSDASNGAPHPPSTYVTHAPTPTPTPTPTPTPTPTPTPSRTGIDVPSTGRGTFVTAQASGAKAGSGSHPLRYVVEVETGLDISASQAAKEIAGILAAPRGWTHNPHYAFELVSAGAPHDLTVKIATPGTADSLCWAGIHQSTGGEYNCEVPGGVVVNLKRWVKGSPTFDGPIHDYRALIVNHEMGHFLGYSHVTCGGAGRLAPVMMQQIKGLHGCVANAWPYDKNGDLVTGPPA; translated from the coding sequence GTGGCCGTCGGTCTGCTGGGCCCGGCGACGTATTTCCTCGGGGGCGGGCGGAGCGACGCGTCCAACGGGGCGCCGCACCCGCCGAGCACATACGTCACTCACGCTCCCACTCCGACGCCGACTCCCACGCCGACCCCCACCCCCACGCCGACCCCCACCCCGAGCCGGACCGGGATCGACGTCCCCTCGACGGGCAGGGGGACGTTCGTCACGGCGCAGGCCAGTGGCGCGAAGGCGGGCAGCGGTTCCCACCCGCTGCGCTACGTCGTGGAGGTCGAGACCGGCCTGGACATCTCGGCGTCCCAGGCGGCGAAAGAGATCGCCGGGATACTCGCCGCCCCGCGGGGCTGGACCCACAATCCGCACTACGCGTTCGAGCTGGTGAGCGCCGGAGCACCGCACGATCTCACGGTGAAGATCGCGACACCGGGGACGGCGGACTCCCTGTGCTGGGCGGGCATCCACCAGTCCACCGGAGGTGAGTACAACTGCGAGGTGCCCGGCGGGGTGGTGGTGAACCTCAAGCGCTGGGTCAAGGGCTCGCCCACCTTCGACGGGCCCATCCATGACTACCGGGCGCTGATCGTCAACCACGAGATGGGGCACTTCCTCGGCTACTCGCACGTGACCTGCGGGGGTGCCGGACGACTGGCCCCCGTGATGATGCAGCAGATCAAGGGCCTGCACGGATGTGTCGCCAACGCCTGGCCCTATGACAAGAACGGTGACCTCGTCACCGGGCCGCCCGCATGA
- a CDS encoding phosphotransferase family protein, with protein MLNRLPFDEALRSTVGIPKRSKLLDSSPRSRVWRVRLADRSLVIVKQITDGGDTGADADTRFAREVAGLRLAGRAIGPTVAPAVLATDLPSRVMVLDHLDDLGKTDDWMPGYAESLARLHALTGPADAGALPAWSGPTAADAESFLALARALDVSVPSAVLDELTALLDRLDPTPHHALLHGDPCPGNDLRTTDGVRFVDFERASLGNGLVELAYFRIGFPTCWCAMSVTAAPLAEVEDIYRTTWHGLTGRDVPGDLADACAGWLIQGDALVERAHRGTVDQLARVPTEDFEWGYISARERLVHRLGVVADMTRDHDLLHAVGRLSSTLAVRLLECWPTLRPLPAPDTRPWY; from the coding sequence ATGCTGAACCGGCTTCCGTTCGACGAAGCGCTGCGCTCCACCGTAGGCATCCCCAAGCGGAGCAAGCTCCTGGACAGCAGTCCGCGGTCACGGGTGTGGCGGGTGCGGCTGGCCGACCGGAGTCTGGTGATCGTCAAGCAGATCACTGACGGCGGGGACACGGGTGCCGACGCGGACACGCGCTTCGCGCGGGAGGTCGCTGGGCTGCGCCTGGCGGGACGGGCGATCGGGCCCACCGTGGCTCCCGCGGTGCTCGCCACGGACCTGCCCTCGCGGGTGATGGTCCTCGATCACTTGGACGACCTCGGCAAGACGGACGACTGGATGCCGGGGTACGCCGAATCGCTCGCCCGCCTGCACGCCCTGACCGGACCCGCCGACGCGGGCGCACTCCCGGCCTGGTCGGGGCCCACGGCCGCCGACGCGGAGTCCTTCCTCGCCCTGGCCCGGGCGCTCGACGTGTCCGTCCCGTCCGCGGTTCTCGATGAACTCACCGCTCTCCTGGACCGGTTGGACCCCACTCCGCATCATGCGCTGCTGCACGGCGACCCGTGCCCCGGCAACGACCTGCGCACCACCGACGGTGTCCGTTTCGTCGACTTCGAACGGGCCTCGCTTGGGAACGGACTGGTCGAGCTCGCGTACTTCCGCATCGGCTTCCCCACCTGCTGGTGCGCGATGTCGGTCACCGCGGCCCCGCTCGCGGAGGTCGAGGACATCTACCGGACCACCTGGCACGGCCTTACCGGCAGGGATGTGCCGGGCGACCTCGCCGATGCGTGCGCCGGCTGGCTGATCCAGGGAGACGCGCTCGTCGAGCGGGCCCACCGCGGGACGGTCGACCAGCTCGCTCGGGTACCCACCGAGGACTTCGAGTGGGGCTACATCTCCGCCCGCGAGCGGCTCGTTCACCGCCTCGGCGTGGTCGCTGACATGACCCGCGACCACGACCTCCTGCACGCCGTGGGCCGCCTCAGCTCCACCCTGGCCGTGCGCCTGTTGGAATGCTGGCCAACATTGCGGCCGCTGCCCGCACCCGACACCCGCCCTTGGTACTAG
- a CDS encoding DUF397 domain-containing protein, which produces MTTTTDSPRWFKSSYSNNGGQCVEVATNLVAPRGVVPVRDSKNPGGPVLDLAAGSFASFVAGVKAGEFGAV; this is translated from the coding sequence GTGACGACCACGACCGACTCTCCCCGCTGGTTCAAGTCCTCATACAGCAACAACGGTGGCCAGTGTGTCGAGGTCGCCACCAACCTCGTCGCCCCGCGGGGCGTGGTCCCCGTCCGTGACTCCAAGAACCCGGGTGGCCCGGTCCTGGACCTCGCCGCTGGTTCGTTCGCTTCCTTCGTGGCAGGTGTCAAGGCCGGAGAGTTCGGCGCCGTCTGA
- a CDS encoding sensor histidine kinase: MSGPPSTRTRKTTPTRRTVRARKDEHQDETGTADEGRAAVRGAGPLRFLRTTLARIPLPLRGLRPRLLAAFVLVAMASALGTGLLAFREARTGVLQQSQDSVIHQFRTSVDAVAPYLTTAPRRSDLQSAVNQVLYANPSSGWRVMGTYGRLRAYAPSADFDEPSPALLRSVRERRAAVFQRVNIGGHPRLVVGMPVTYSSGEGTEPRLSGIVMYLEVPQNAEEAYVKAMVSGVERATLVALCLAVVLALLAASGVLRPVRALRGATRRMAAGHLDVRLAVTGSDELADLSRSFNETAAELERTVTELRRLEAQARRFVADVSHELRTPLAAMSAVTDVLDENALSTGGETGDALRLISEGTGRLSGLVNDLMEISRFDAGAVELNRDEIDLAESVQRTLASRGWQGQVETRLPGPGVLRARVDPRRLDVVTANLVGNALRHGAPPVWLTVGVREEGAGPAWAVIEVTDNGPGITDEAMPHVFDRFYKASTSRTRSESSGLGLAITAENVRLHGGRIRAANSPHGGAVFTVELPLRLDDTDTGGVGGGVR, from the coding sequence ATGAGCGGCCCGCCATCCACGCGGACTCGGAAGACCACGCCGACGCGGAGAACCGTGCGGGCACGCAAGGACGAGCACCAGGACGAGACCGGCACGGCCGACGAGGGCCGCGCCGCCGTACGGGGAGCCGGCCCCCTGCGGTTCCTCCGGACGACCCTGGCGCGCATCCCGCTCCCCCTGCGTGGTCTGCGCCCTCGCCTGCTGGCGGCCTTCGTCCTGGTAGCCATGGCCAGCGCCCTGGGCACCGGCCTCCTCGCCTTCCGCGAGGCGCGCACGGGGGTGCTCCAGCAGAGCCAGGACTCCGTCATCCACCAGTTCCGTACGAGCGTCGACGCCGTCGCGCCCTACCTCACCACTGCACCGCGCCGGTCGGATCTCCAGTCCGCGGTGAACCAGGTGCTGTACGCGAACCCGTCGTCGGGGTGGCGGGTCATGGGCACCTACGGACGCCTCCGCGCCTATGCGCCGAGCGCTGATTTCGACGAGCCGAGCCCCGCACTGCTCCGGTCCGTGCGGGAGAGACGTGCCGCGGTGTTCCAGCGGGTGAACATCGGCGGGCATCCTCGTCTCGTCGTCGGCATGCCCGTCACGTACTCCTCCGGCGAAGGCACGGAGCCCAGGCTCTCGGGGATCGTGATGTACCTGGAGGTGCCGCAGAACGCCGAAGAGGCGTACGTCAAGGCCATGGTCAGCGGCGTCGAGCGAGCCACCTTGGTGGCCCTCTGCCTCGCCGTCGTCCTGGCGCTGCTCGCCGCGAGCGGCGTACTGCGTCCCGTACGGGCGTTGCGCGGGGCGACGCGCCGGATGGCCGCGGGGCACCTCGACGTACGGCTGGCCGTCACCGGCTCCGACGAACTGGCCGACCTCTCGCGCTCCTTCAACGAAACCGCAGCCGAACTGGAGCGGACCGTCACTGAGCTGCGCCGCCTGGAAGCCCAGGCGCGCCGCTTCGTGGCGGACGTCTCCCACGAGCTGCGCACCCCGCTGGCGGCGATGTCGGCGGTCACCGACGTGCTGGACGAGAACGCGCTGAGTACGGGAGGGGAGACCGGCGACGCCCTGCGGCTCATCAGCGAGGGAACGGGCCGGCTGAGCGGACTGGTGAACGACCTGATGGAGATCTCCCGCTTCGACGCCGGGGCGGTCGAACTCAACCGGGACGAGATCGATTTGGCCGAATCCGTACAGCGCACCCTCGCCTCCCGGGGGTGGCAGGGGCAGGTGGAGACCCGGCTGCCCGGGCCGGGTGTGCTCCGCGCACGCGTCGATCCGCGCCGGCTCGATGTGGTGACGGCCAACCTGGTCGGCAACGCGCTGCGGCACGGGGCGCCGCCCGTATGGCTGACCGTGGGGGTGCGGGAGGAAGGTGCGGGCCCGGCGTGGGCCGTCATCGAGGTGACCGACAACGGACCAGGGATCACCGATGAGGCCATGCCGCACGTCTTCGATCGGTTCTACAAGGCGAGTACCTCCCGGACCAGGAGCGAGAGCAGCGGGCTGGGCTTGGCCATAACTGCGGAGAACGTGCGTCTGCACGGAGGGCGCATCCGGGCGGCGAACTCGCCTCATGGCGGCGCGGTGTTCACGGTCGAACTCCCGCTGCGGCTGGACGACACCGATACCGGCGGCGTCGGCGGGGGTGTCCGGTGA
- a CDS encoding helix-turn-helix domain-containing protein has translation MVNRKELNPEASPEAAFGARLRRLREARGWTQDELAALVGYTGRHISAIETGRKPPTLRFTRSTDVAFGIADTADSFEREWREIRHGSLLEGFPQYVGHEGRAVEIRLYEVGIVPGLLQTPEYASVLAANAVRRGAITAEQADERVTLVAERQAALFRPTLPVLMVVLDESCIRRSIGDAAAMDAQLTRLVEFAGQPNTMLQVAPFDLGAHRPFDLPVTVLTMPDRSLMSYAESSQRGHLERESTAVLPMLTAYHQLQAESPSQAASVAMIEQVRKGTP, from the coding sequence TTGGTAAACCGCAAGGAGTTGAATCCTGAAGCAAGCCCGGAAGCGGCTTTCGGGGCGCGTTTACGCAGATTACGCGAGGCGCGCGGTTGGACTCAGGACGAACTGGCCGCGCTGGTCGGTTACACGGGCAGGCATATTTCGGCAATTGAAACCGGCCGCAAACCTCCAACTCTGCGTTTCACACGCAGTACTGATGTTGCGTTCGGGATCGCCGACACTGCTGATTCGTTCGAGCGCGAGTGGCGTGAGATCCGGCATGGGTCGCTGCTGGAGGGCTTCCCGCAGTACGTCGGGCACGAAGGCCGGGCCGTGGAGATCCGGTTGTACGAAGTTGGCATCGTCCCCGGTCTGCTCCAGACCCCCGAGTACGCGTCGGTGCTTGCCGCGAACGCCGTACGGCGCGGAGCTATCACGGCTGAGCAGGCCGACGAACGGGTCACGCTCGTCGCGGAGCGGCAAGCGGCGCTCTTTCGGCCGACCCTTCCAGTGCTCATGGTGGTGCTGGACGAGAGCTGTATCCGCCGGTCCATCGGTGATGCTGCTGCTATGGACGCACAGTTGACGCGGCTGGTGGAGTTCGCCGGGCAGCCGAACACCATGCTTCAGGTCGCCCCGTTCGACTTGGGGGCGCACCGACCCTTCGACCTTCCGGTAACGGTGCTGACGATGCCGGATCGCTCGCTGATGTCGTACGCCGAGTCCTCCCAGCGGGGTCATCTCGAACGAGAAAGTACCGCGGTACTTCCCATGTTGACGGCCTACCATCAGTTACAGGCCGAATCGCCCTCCCAGGCGGCATCCGTGGCCATGATCGAACAGGTACGAAAGGGCACCCCGTGA
- a CDS encoding response regulator transcription factor → MPRILIVEDDHDVRRAVQLGLRHQGHEVLAVETGEEGLEQLRPFRPDVVVLDLMLPGISGLDVCSRIRDRDQVPIIMVTARGDDIDVVVGLEAGADDYVVKPVQARVLDARIRAVLRRQDASVPDGARPRVETHGELVVDRAGLVVTYRGGPVALAPSELRLLLTLSASPGQVFSRQQLLEAVWEHSYHGDIRLVDACVKRLRNKLGEGRNPRYVQTVRGFGYRFGTP, encoded by the coding sequence ATGCCACGGATTCTGATCGTCGAGGACGACCACGATGTCCGCAGGGCCGTCCAGTTGGGCCTGCGGCATCAAGGGCACGAAGTCCTCGCCGTGGAAACGGGTGAAGAGGGCCTGGAGCAGCTCCGCCCCTTCCGGCCGGACGTCGTCGTACTCGATCTCATGCTGCCCGGCATCTCCGGCCTGGACGTGTGCAGCCGGATCAGGGACCGCGACCAGGTGCCGATCATCATGGTGACGGCCCGGGGCGACGACATCGACGTGGTCGTGGGACTGGAGGCTGGCGCGGACGACTACGTGGTCAAGCCCGTGCAGGCGCGGGTGCTCGACGCACGCATACGGGCCGTACTGCGCAGACAGGATGCGTCGGTACCGGACGGCGCCCGGCCCCGGGTGGAGACGCACGGCGAGCTGGTCGTCGACCGGGCCGGCCTCGTGGTGACCTACCGCGGCGGCCCCGTCGCCCTGGCCCCATCGGAACTGCGGCTGCTGCTGACCCTGTCGGCCTCGCCCGGCCAGGTGTTCAGCCGCCAGCAGCTGCTGGAAGCAGTCTGGGAACACAGCTACCACGGCGACATACGGCTGGTGGACGCCTGCGTGAAGCGACTGCGCAACAAGCTCGGCGAGGGCAGGAATCCCCGCTACGTGCAGACCGTACGCGGATTCGGCTACCGCTTCGGCACCCCATGA
- a CDS encoding ABC transporter ATP-binding protein, with the protein MTALPSCAVPDADTVIQLTAVDRTFDSEPPVHALRDVHLTVRRGEHLSIVGPSGSGKSTLLNTLGLLDRPTSGTYWLDGVETNALGDLERTSLRGSRIGFVFQSFHLLPYRTVDENVMLAETYRRPRPGRSRAGRAARAEQTLERVGLADRAGFRPDRLSGGERQRVAIARALMSEPALLLCDEPTGNLDSENTESVLDLFGQLGEQGMTLVVITHEEAVSRRADRRVRISDGRLVEERR; encoded by the coding sequence ATGACCGCTCTGCCGTCCTGCGCCGTGCCCGACGCGGACACCGTCATCCAACTGACCGCCGTGGACCGGACCTTCGACTCCGAACCGCCGGTCCATGCCCTGCGGGACGTACACCTGACCGTCCGGCGCGGTGAGCACCTGTCGATCGTCGGCCCGTCAGGTTCCGGCAAGTCGACACTGCTCAACACCCTGGGGCTGCTGGACCGTCCCACCTCGGGCACCTACTGGCTCGACGGGGTGGAGACCAACGCGCTCGGCGACCTGGAGCGCACCTCGTTGCGCGGCAGCCGGATCGGGTTCGTCTTCCAGTCCTTCCACCTGCTGCCGTACCGGACCGTGGACGAGAACGTCATGCTGGCCGAGACCTACCGCCGGCCGCGCCCCGGGCGCAGCCGGGCGGGCCGCGCCGCCAGGGCCGAGCAGACCCTGGAACGGGTGGGTCTGGCAGACCGGGCCGGCTTCCGGCCGGACCGGCTCTCCGGTGGTGAGAGACAGCGTGTGGCGATCGCCCGGGCGCTGATGAGCGAGCCCGCCCTGCTGCTCTGCGACGAGCCGACCGGCAACCTCGACAGTGAGAACACCGAGTCGGTGCTGGACCTCTTCGGCCAACTCGGGGAGCAGGGCATGACCCTGGTGGTGATCACGCACGAGGAGGCGGTCAGCCGGCGGGCCGACAGGCGGGTCAGGATCAGCGACGGCCGTCTCGTCGAGGAGCGCCGATGA
- a CDS encoding DUF397 domain-containing protein, with product MTTEAPRWFTPSYSNNGGQCVEVATNLVAPRGVVPVRDSKNPAGPVLGLTAGSFAFFVAGVKAGEFGAV from the coding sequence ATGACGACCGAAGCTCCCCGTTGGTTCACGCCCTCGTACAGCAACAACGGTGGCCAGTGCGTTGAGGTCGCCACCAACCTCGTCGCCCCGCGCGGCGTCGTCCCTGTCCGTGACTCCAAGAACCCGGCCGGCCCGGTCCTGGGTCTCACCGCTGGTTCGTTCGCTTTCTTCGTGGCAGGTGTCAAGGCCGGAGAGTTCGGCGCCGTCTGA
- a CDS encoding serine/threonine-protein kinase, with the protein MSGTNGEQDGEGDGQDEGGIKPLTAFDPTRIGPYLLLGRLGAGGMGRVFLARSEGGRTVAVKVVHEEHVSDAQFRARFRREIDAARRVGERYTAPVLDADPDARPPWVATGYVPGLSLEQVVRRYGPLRAEAVHALADGLLRALKDIHDAGIVHRDLKPSNVMLTVDGTRIIDFGIARALTTSVESLLTSTGMVIGSPGFMSPEQIRGQQAGTRSDVFTVGCVLMYAATGRLPFGHGASNQHAVMFQITHDEPDLEGVEDPALRALITRCLDKDPGQRPDVEALLDDPERVRPGAAAGPWLPGDVIAHLAQRSARLLDVEAAPLREEPEPGEAAAGPREGAVDRATVGLRPQAGAPGAVPAPAGADAPVREPERRPRRRGRLIGLPIVVVLAAGGGTFALIPYVQGSGGHGTHAQPPAVSASVTPSGSNSPSKPGSSPSKSKGAKKKGGGDDKGGPKPQGSDGSPKKSSGGSSSADGGTGTSGGSGSKGTSGAAGASGSSGSSGSSGSSGGGSSGSGGSSGGVLTPKGSHRLRTASNGECLRNDGNGRAETVACSSASDQVWGYKSLSGGGFEVYNNGTMTGCLTVDGTAGSVIGAGPCGVGDAQRWTVGPSGHELRNPTYGQCITADKMYGLVLAPCSSSNTAQQWSNT; encoded by the coding sequence ATGAGCGGCACGAACGGGGAGCAGGACGGGGAAGGGGACGGGCAGGACGAGGGTGGCATCAAGCCCCTCACCGCCTTCGATCCGACCCGCATCGGACCGTACCTGCTGCTCGGGCGGCTCGGTGCCGGCGGCATGGGGCGGGTGTTCCTCGCACGGTCGGAGGGCGGGCGTACCGTCGCGGTGAAGGTGGTGCACGAGGAGCATGTCTCCGACGCACAGTTCCGGGCGCGGTTCCGGCGGGAGATCGACGCGGCGCGGCGGGTGGGTGAGCGCTACACAGCGCCCGTGCTCGACGCCGATCCGGACGCCAGGCCGCCCTGGGTCGCCACGGGGTACGTCCCCGGACTCTCCCTGGAGCAGGTCGTGCGGCGGTACGGGCCGTTGCGCGCCGAGGCGGTGCACGCCCTGGCGGACGGGCTGCTGCGCGCCCTGAAGGACATCCACGACGCCGGGATCGTGCACCGCGACCTGAAGCCGTCGAACGTCATGCTGACCGTGGACGGCACCCGCATCATCGACTTCGGCATCGCGCGCGCCCTGACGACCTCCGTCGAGTCGCTGCTCACCAGCACGGGGATGGTCATCGGGTCGCCCGGTTTCATGTCACCGGAGCAGATCCGGGGACAGCAGGCCGGGACCAGGAGCGATGTCTTCACCGTCGGGTGCGTGCTCATGTACGCGGCGACGGGGCGGCTGCCCTTCGGGCACGGCGCGAGCAACCAGCACGCCGTCATGTTCCAGATCACGCACGACGAGCCGGACCTGGAGGGCGTGGAGGATCCGGCGCTGCGGGCGCTCATCACGCGGTGCCTGGACAAGGATCCCGGGCAACGGCCCGATGTGGAGGCCCTGTTGGACGATCCCGAGCGGGTACGGCCGGGGGCCGCCGCGGGGCCCTGGCTGCCCGGCGATGTCATCGCGCACCTCGCGCAACGGTCCGCACGGCTGCTCGACGTCGAGGCGGCGCCGCTGCGTGAGGAGCCCGAGCCCGGCGAGGCGGCAGCGGGGCCCCGCGAAGGGGCCGTGGACCGGGCGACGGTCGGCCTGCGGCCACAAGCCGGAGCTCCGGGTGCTGTCCCCGCGCCTGCGGGCGCCGACGCCCCGGTGCGGGAACCGGAACGGCGGCCCCGCCGACGCGGCAGGCTCATCGGGCTGCCGATCGTCGTCGTACTCGCGGCCGGCGGCGGCACGTTCGCCCTGATCCCTTACGTCCAGGGCAGCGGCGGGCACGGAACGCACGCCCAGCCACCGGCCGTCAGCGCGAGCGTCACCCCATCCGGCAGCAACTCGCCCAGCAAGCCCGGCAGTTCTCCTTCCAAGTCCAAGGGCGCGAAGAAGAAGGGCGGGGGTGACGACAAGGGCGGGCCGAAGCCCCAGGGGAGCGACGGGAGCCCGAAGAAATCGTCGGGCGGCAGCAGCTCGGCCGATGGCGGCACCGGCACCAGCGGTGGGTCCGGCTCCAAGGGGACATCGGGCGCTGCGGGGGCGTCGGGGTCATCGGGATCGTCAGGGTCGTCGGGTTCTTCCGGCGGAGGTTCCTCCGGCTCCGGTGGCTCCAGTGGCGGCGTGCTGACCCCCAAGGGCAGCCACCGCCTCCGCACTGCCTCCAACGGCGAGTGCCTCCGCAACGACGGAAACGGCCGCGCCGAAACCGTCGCCTGCAGTTCCGCTTCGGATCAGGTGTGGGGCTACAAGTCCCTCTCGGGCGGCGGCTTCGAGGTGTACAACAACGGCACGATGACAGGCTGTCTCACTGTGGACGGCACCGCGGGCTCGGTGATCGGAGCCGGTCCTTGTGGCGTGGGTGACGCGCAGCGCTGGACGGTCGGCCCGTCCGGACACGAGCTCCGCAACCCGACCTACGGTCAGTGCATCACCGCCGACAAGATGTACGGCCTGGTCCTCGCCCCCTGTAGCTCCTCCAACACAGCCCAGCAGTGGTCCAACACCTGA